From Aegilops tauschii subsp. strangulata cultivar AL8/78 chromosome 5, Aet v6.0, whole genome shotgun sequence:
tcgaacttatccttagtatctagtggactaaggattttctcgattatggaggtgaaaaggagttcgtcgtaaagggttacgtcgatgcgaactttgacactaatccggatgactctgagtagtaaaccggattcgtatagtagagcaattatttgaaatggctccaaatagcgcgtggtagcatccacaagatgacatagatattcgtaaagcacacacggatctgaaaggttcagacccgttgactaataacctctctcacaagcataacatgatcaaaccagaactcattgagtgttaatcacatagtgatgtgaactagattgttgactctagtaaactctttggatgttggtcgcatggtgatgtgacctatgagtgttaatcacatggtgatgtggactagattattgactctagtgcaagtgggagactgttggaaatatgccctagaggcaataataaataggttattattatatttccttgttcatgataatcgtttattatccatgctagaattgtattgataggaaactcagatacatgtgtggatacatagacaacaccatgtccctagtaagcctctagttgactagctcgttgatcaatagatggttacggtttcctgaccatggacattggatgtcgttgataacgggatcacatcattaggagaatgatgtgatggacaagacccaatcctaagcctagcacaagattgtgtagttcgtttgctaaaagcttttctaatgtcaagtatcatttccttagaccatgagattgtgcaactcccggatgccgtaggaatgctttgggtgtaccaaacgtcataacgtaactgggtggctataaaggtgcactacaggtatctccgaaagtgtctgttgagttggcacgaatcgagactgggatttgtcactccgtgtaaacggagaggtatcgctaggcccactcggtaggacatcatcataatatgcacaatgtgaccaaggagttgatcacgggatgatgtgagttacggaacgagtaaagagacttgccggtaacgagattgaacaaggtatagggataccgacgatcgaatctcgggcaagtaacataccgatagacaaagggaattgtatacgggattgattgaatccccgacattgtggttcatccgatgagatcatcgtggaacatgtgggagccaacatgggtatccagatcccgctgttggttattgaccggagaacgtctcggtcatgtctgcatggttcccgaacccgtagggtctacacacttaaggttcgatgacgctagggatatagggaatagatatacgtggttaccgaatgttgttcggagtcccggatgagatcccggacgtcacgaggagttccggaatggtccggaggtaaagatttatatatgggaagtcctgttttggtcaccgaaaaagtttcgggtgatatcggtaatgtaccgagaccaccgggagggtcccgggggtccaccaagtggggccaccagccccagaaggctgcgtgggccaagtgtgggaggggaccagccccaggtgggctggtgcgcccccccaccaaggcccaaggcgcatgggagagtgggagggggcaaaccctaggtccagatgggccttaaggcccaccctagtggcgccccctctcctccccttggccgcaccctagatgggtttgggggctgccgccacccctggggagggaaccctaggtgggggcgcagccctccctctccccctatatatagtggaggcaaAGGGGCAGCCGAAGGCACGAAGTTCTTcttctcttggcgcagcccttcccctctttctcctcctctcccgcggtgcttggcgaagccctgcaggattgccacgctcatccaccatcaccacgccgtcgtgctgctgttggacggtgtcttccccaacctctccctctctccttgctggatcaaggcgtgggagacgtcaccgggctgcacgtgtgttgaacgcggaggcaccgttcttcggtgcttagatcggaatcaaccgcgatctgaatcgctacgagtacgactccttcatccgcgttcttgcaacgcttccgcattgcgatctacaatggtatgtagatgcactccccttcccctcgttgctagattactccatagattgatcttgatgatgcgtagaaaattttgaatttctggaacgttccccaacagaggaAGGACGAGAACGGAAAGAACAAAAAGGAAGGGAAAGACAAAGTGTGAAGAAAATCGGCGCAATGCATGCGGGAGAGGTGATTAGGACCGTACTCAGACCCCTTTACAAAGATATGAGGACCTTGGTCCACACTTTTGTATCCCGAGGACTGATCTGCGCTGTTCCGACAAGTTCGGTGGCtaccaatgcattttactcgcgACTTTTTTTCTAGCCGATACTCTAGGACAAATTATCAATCGTAGTCCAGCCCAGTAGAAATCCACCAAATCAGCTACAAAAACCCACCGAAGGCCCACTACTCGGCAGAGCGGCTACCTATCTGAAAAAAAAAGCTAGACTGAGAGAGGCGTCGCCTCGACCAGACATTGTGCCAAAAACACACCGTGCCGCCTCCCATCTGCATCcacgccgccggcgccggcgcggcgCTACCCTTCGCCTCTTCTTCCGCGTCGCCCCCCTCCCTCCGCCTCCGGTGGCTGCTCCCTCGGGCCGTCGTCTCCGGCCTCCGCGCGACCGCGCTGCCCCCTCCGGCCCCTCCGCCGCGGAGGAGCTGGTCGAGCCCGCCTCACAGGTAATTCTCCTTTTGTATGTGCTGGTTTGAACCCTTAAATTGACATGTGAATATGTGATTTTATATCCAGATTTTTGTCTGGTGACTTTCTGAATTTCATGAAAATGCCATTCTAACATTACTAGATTTGCGAAATAACTCGCTGGCTGAAGTTCAGCAAGAACGTATTAGATGTCATTTCAAGAACGGGGATTTCTATTCTACTCACTGAACGTGCCCTGTTTGTTGCTTATCCTGACTACGAAGTCAAACGATGCTCCGATGCAACGTTTCTCCCTTGTTTGTTGGATAAAGAAGGTGGACTCTTGTAGCAGCTATTCCTTGTTCTTTTGTTTCTGAAATCAGAGCCGCACGTTCATTTGCTGGGAGCTGTTTATGTGTTTTTAGCTCATGTATGGCATGACCAAGAAGGCAGAGATGAATTTCGACAGACAACACGCCAAAAGTTTGTAGCggtgtggaaatgagaaagttgCATCTTCTTAATACATCGCACATGTATGGCAGAGGGCGGAGGAGGAGATGTATGGCGGGTAGGAAGGGGTAGGATGCACAGTTGTTGTGGAAAGGGGAGCTAGGGAGAAAGACATTTATGTTTGCCACGATGTAGTCCTAATTCCTAAAACGCACATGAAGCTTTTGGCATCTGTGTTTGTAAAAAGAACTAGTATTAGTGGGTCAACGACAGTAGAAATATCTATATTATTACATAACAACCCATGGGTGTTTTGCTAGTACAGTACAATTAATGGAATTATTACAGTTTATCATGACAGGAATGGTTACAGAATTGGACAAGCCAGGAGCAGAAATCGCAGACAACTCCACAAAAAAGAGAAGGACATGCAGGGTAGCTGACGATGAAGGTTCCCCTGTACCAGAGTTGCATAGGAAAAAGGTACCACTTGAACATATCTGTCTAGTGTTTCTGTGGGTCAGTTGGTTAACGACACTAGTGGCCAACCCATAAGCGCACAGCCTAGTTTATCTAATTAATCCAATGATAAATATCCTGGTTTATTTGAACCCAAAAagtttttgttttgcagaaaTTTTAATGCGTTAAGTAGATATTTTAAGTAGTTGGTTTACCTATTCACAAGGTTTTTCTTCTGGTAGCAGCAACACACTCACATTTCACAGCGATGTGCATAGAGCATCTTTGTAATCTCACTGCTACCCTAGTTTCCAGTAGGCACCTAGTTAGTCTTCAGTGTGTGCGGGTATTAAACCTGGGAATAGTTTGGGTTGAAGCTTTAGTTTCAGGTTGGTTTTCCTATTGGATTGTGTTTGGTTGGTTTAAATGGGCTGAGAATGTAAAGCAATCTGGTGTGGTTTGGATTTATAAACTACTGGATCGGACTGGTTTGGTCTGGACACAAACAAATCGGTCTCAAACCGTTTCAATCTGTGGACAGTATCCAGTCTCTCGACCAAAGTGTACGCGACGGCCAGCTTCCATGGAGTTTGTTGGGCTCCACATGTATGAATACACATACATATGCAGCTTATTAATCCATTCCATTCATCAAGCTCGCTCTGTGGACCAAGAAGAACTACAATGGCACGCGTTTAAGCCTGGCAGCGATCCCGGCGGAGTACGTGTGGCCGGAGGAGTGCCAGCTGCGCCAAGGCCTGGGTGATGCCTACGACTAGGTGGTGCAAGATAGTCCTCCGGCTCTCCATAGATTCCCGGAGTCGACGTGGCCGGTTTCGACGCCTGCAATGTCCGATCCAGACTCCTTCGCTAGCGCCGCCTACGTGGCCGCCGTCCGCGCGACGCGGCCGACTGGAGCATCATGCACGTGGCCAGCCATGGCATCCTGGCGGGCCTCGTCGATGAGCTGCGCGATCCCGGCTccggctgcggaccacgcccttTGGCCGACGCACCCGCCCGAATACGTCCCCGTGACCAGTGACCAAAAGCTTTGGAGCGCACATCAGCGTGCTCGTGTCCTGTCTcctcaccatcctctccctcggaCTTGGCATCAGCATGCTGATGTCCAGTATAGGGGGCCTTTGAGGAGCTCGGCTGCAGATGCTCTTCTAACTGGTCCCATCTCACAGATATGATGTCAGATATTTTCCTTTTTCTCCAATTAGTACGTGTATTTCTTGGGAGGCTGTAATTAGTATATATATAGAATATGGAGAAATTGGTAACGAAGGTTATCACAACTACACGGTGACTGTATTTCACACTGTTTTGCAGGCCAGTAAAAATGCTGTGGAAACAATGTCATCTGCAAGTGAATTGAGCAAGGTACTTTTAAGTCAACAGCTTTTACCATTTCTTAGAATGACTTCATGCCTGGTATTAATCAGAAACAAATAATATCTAATGCAGGAACCTGTTGGGAAACAATCAATgacagaagaaagaccacaaccaACTGGTGATAGTTACGAGGTATGCAGATCAAATAGAACATAATTATGTCACTTACATATGGACATGCCAATATGATATTCTGCAGTACCTTAGCATAAAGTATTCATTGTCATGCAGGAACTATCTTCAGATAGTATTGAAAAGAATACAGATAGAATATTAGCAGATGAAGCAGATAAAGAAACCAACTCAGTCGACCATTCACTGCAGCAAGCCGAAGAACAGAACCAACTACACGATAATGTGGAAAACAATGAAATGGTAAACAGGAACCCCAGTGAAAGTGATTCAGACAGCAGCTCAGGGAGCGACTCAGACAGTGAACTAGGGAAATACTTTTATCCTAAATTTGAGGAATTGGAGGCTGCAAGAAAACCAGAACCTGGAATGAAGTTTCAAACCCTCGAAGATGCAAACGGATTCTATAGTACTTATGCTCTCCTGACTGGTTTTGTGGCAAAGCGAAATTCAAATTACAGGAGACAGAAGTATCACATAGAGTGCAACAGGAGTGGCAAACCAACACCAGCTCGGAACCCAAACAGGAAGAGGAAAATAAATTCCTTTGAGAGGACAAATTGCCAAGCGAAGGTGATAGTGAAGCTCACTAAGGGACAATGGGAGTTCGCAACTGTTCGGAATGAGCACAACCATCCGCtatctccaaacccttccctcgCAAGATTTTTCCTGAGCCAGAAACACATGTCAAGTGAGGAAAAGTCATTTCTAAAAGTTCTGCAGCAAAGTAAGATACCTCCCAATAAAATTCTGAGGATTTTTAGGAGAATGAGAAGTAGTTTTGGAAATATATCATTCAAGAAACAAGATCCAGTCAGTTCTGTGAGAAGCAGTTCTGAAAACATACCATCCAAGAAAAAAGATCCAATCAGTTTACAGTGTACAGAACAACGGAAAACAGAAAACTCAGATGTTGAAAGTGCGTTGAAGCACTTAAAAGAATTGGAGCTGCGGAACCCAAGTTTTTTCTACATCAAGCAAACAGATGAAGACAACATAGTCCGCAGTATTTTCTGGACTGATGCGAGGTCAAGGATGGATTATAATATTTTTGGAGATTTCATCTCGGTTGATACAACTTACACCACAAATAGGCATAATTTGCCTGTTGCTACCATTACTGGGATAAATAACCATGGGAGAACTCTCTTGTTAGGATGTGCCCTGCTACGCGATGGGAGAGCTGAAACCTTCAAATGGATGTTCCAAACACTTTTGCAAGTGCTGGGAGGAAAAATACCAGGATCAATCATTACAAACCAGGATGAACCCCTAGGAAGAGCAATTGCAGAGGTCCTGCCACAGGTAAGGCTCAGGTTTTGGAAATGTGATGTAATGGGTAAAGCACATGAAAGGATAGCAGCCTTCATGGCAGCAAGAGGCAACATAAAATTAGAGCTGGATAGCTTAGTTGACAACTCACTGACGGAAATGGAATTTGAAGAAGGATGGAGTTCACTTATTGAGAGATACGATGCAAGTAAAAATGAGTACCTACAATTCATGTGGCGGATAAGGAAAATCTGGGCGCCTGTTTATTTCAGACAAGATTTCTATCCATTTGCCGAATCACTTGGACGTGGTGAAGGTATGAACATCGTATTATTCCGAAACTATGTGCTTCCAAAGGACAGAATAGAGAAGTTCATCGAAAGATACGAGGAGATACAGAAGACGACACTAAAAACGGATGACGAAGATAGACGGCAAGCAGGAACTGTACCTTCATGCTTCTCATTGCAGCCAATAGAAAAGCATTCATCTACTATTTACACCAGGCAGATATTCCTGAAAGTGCAGAGAGAACTACTCCATTCTACGGCGTTCGACGTGCACGTGGTAAAGAAAGGGTCTGTGTACCGACTGGAGAGGGTCTTCAACTACGAGAACCCAGAGTTTGATAGAAATGCCTTTGAAGTGTTTGTTGATCCTGTCAGCAACACATTCATATGCCAATGCGCAAAGTTTGCCAGAGATAGATTACTGTGCTGCCACATATTCAGGCTTTTCACGCAGCTTGGAATCAACGAAATACCCGGGCAATACATCGTCCCCAGATGGACCGACAAATTCAAGGAAGAGAAGGCGAAGCAGTACACGGAGAAATGCCTAGAGAAGGCAGACAGCACAGCGAGATACGAAATGTTGATGAGCAAAATGGCCGACCTCAGCAAGAAGATATGCAGCGATGGCACGAAATGCAACGCATTCATGCTTGAGTTCGACAGTATTCAAGAGAAACTGCTAGCAACAGACGGAGAAAATCCTCGCGACAATGACAACTGTATGGAGATTATTACTACCAGCTAGCTTGTTCAGCCTAGGTAAGTAAGTTAGAGATTCAGGAGAACTGGACAGTCAATGTGTTGGTGGTAGAGTTTATGAGTTTATTTGCGCCAGCAGTTCATTGAGTTTATTTGTGCCAGCAGTTCACTGTGGCCTAATCATACTGACTTTCATCAGAGGATTTGCTGCCCTTGATCATACAACTTGGTCTCGTCTGAAAATGTCATGGCAACTGATTATCAAGAATCCTTTGCCTTCATGAATAGCTCTCCATGCATGTGAGGGTTTACTTCCCCAGTTCATGAATAGCTCTTCGTCCATGTCGAGGAGATCGGTGTTCCTGGACAGTATTCATATCCCATCTCCTCGTACTCTGGTCAATTAGTTTACAAAGCATCGGCAAAGTCAGCTGCTTTGTAGACTTCTGGCAACTGGACCTGTTTGAGTGTGGTCACATGCTATACAGTTTTTGTTGTTCATGTTGGTTGCTTTGCTCTGAAAAAGGCTTAAAACCTTGTGTCCAATTTTCAAGCATGGTCCTTAAGAATTAGATTGGGCAGACGTGCTTCTCGTCACCTATGTCTTTTAACTCGGAAGCTTATGTTGTTGCAAGACTTGTTGAGAAACGCAAGGTTTTGGCAATGGCCGGGGTGCTATGCGGCGATTTGCACGGCTTCTCTGAGGCGTTGTTGTTTAAGTCATGTGGGTGTGTGGTGGTCGCGTGCATAATGTTGTGATGTAGCCTGGATGGGTTCTGCACCTTTAAAAGCTAAAGTAgcaaaaacaaagttttcccTAAAAAAAAATGTGATACCATGCCTGTGTGCATTCTGTAAAAAAGTGTGCCGCAGATGTGCTTCTTCAAGGGGACATGTTCATCCTGAAACCAATGAAATAATACACACACACATGCATACAGGACGCGGAGTTTCGGTGCTCGGGCACAGCTGTACCCGAAATCCCGCTCGTTGGTTGTCGTTTGACAAGTCTGCAGCGATGCGTTAGTAATTCGGTATACGGCGGCGTGGCAGCGTATGGTACAGTGCCTGGGCGCGGGCCCGAATCGTAGGTGTGGGCGAACGTCCCGTGTGCTTATAATTCTGGTCCGTTGACCAGATAGTTTACCTGTAGGCTGAGCCGTGGAGCCGTGGAGCTTATAATTCCGGTGCGCCCCGCCGATCCAATCTACGGGCGCCGTCAGGTCCGCCAAACCCTAATCGCCAGAGCGGTAGGGTTTACGGAAAAAAGACTTCGTCTGGAGCATGGGTTTGGCTCAGGATCGCGTGTCTCGACGGCGTGTGTGACAGACGATTGTGGGACAACTGAACCCCGCAAACCCTTCCTCTCGGCGGTTCTCGAAACCAGCCACCGCCGCGGGGCAGCTATAATCCATCCCCATTGCCATCGAAGGCTGTTGCGGTAAGCGACGATGGAGGACGCTGGCCTGGACTTGCTGCTGGACGCGGTCGACAGGTAAGAGAACTGTGCCCAAATTCGAGAGAGATCTATCGTTTTTTTGGCGGCGAGGAGGATACTGGTCGACGCCTGAATATTTGGTGCTCCTCAGCGTCTTGGACATGTATTTGCAGATTTGCCTGGTGGACAAAAAGGTTGTGTAACCATTGCATTCCGTCTGCTCTGAATTTTTTCCTCGAGTTTGTCCTAGTACGGAGTGTAGTTCGCTGCCATGATATCTGTAACGAACTGTGACAGACTGACAGTAATTGTTTTTTGATGAACGGTTGGCAGATACCAGGCATGCTGAATGTTGTCTCCGGCAGGGGACTAGTCACTCGATTTTAGGCATGTCAACAAAGGTGCATGTATAGGTACACACAAGGAAATGTTATTCAGAGTTCGTAGATTCAAAAATCTAGAAACCCATGATAAGTGGAACTCTAGTTGACAAAATAAGCAGGAGGCATGATTTCCTATTTCACGGCAGACCATCAATAGTACATATGAAAAATGTATTTCCTGTTCAAACTGTGTTTGCTTTGGTTCAGGTGTCAAGTTTTTTGAATAAGTTGAAAGTTTGTTTCCATGGTTAGTGTGAGCATCCCCGTCATATCATTAGAaaacatattttgcatctgataTCCTGAACTGCTTTTGGCGCATTTCCGGTTGTTGAGACTTATAATTATGTCTTGTTCGCCTTCCAGGCCCTGTCTCCTGTTGTGCACAACTGACCAAGCTTGCATTTTGATGTAAAATCAGGTTGCGTCTTGACAGTGCGCCACCAGACAGAACCCCGCGTGCATCAAGGATGAGTGCTCTAGAGACGTCGTTTCGCAAGTTTGCCGAGGAACCAACGAAAAGTGTGGTTCGTCCTGAATTAGGATTAAATTTTGATTCACTTGGTGAGGCGTATAACTTCTACAATTTGTACTCAAGGGAGATCGGTTTCGGGATAAGATATGGGAAAAGCATGTTGAACGCAGAGATGACGAAATCAATGCAGGAGATTGTTTGCGGCTGCTCGGTAAGATGTTCAAGCAGCTTTGTTGCAGTACTAGTGGTTGGGGCACACCCTGGTGCGCCGCCTGAGAGGGAATTGGGGCGGTACCAGGTGGGGTGCGCCCCTTTCCCTTTCTTATCTGTACTAATGTACACACACATTTTTATTTGCATTTTCAGATTTGTGTAACACAGTTGTATGAATTTAACTTAGTGCAACTAACTAATAGTTGTCGCACTCACAAAATTTTTTTTGGTATCTTGTACAAATTTAGCATGGAATCGTTAATACCTAAGCAAAATATGCAGGCATACAAAGGTACTTCCCATCAAACAAACCACTACAAAATATGCTGGCATACAAAGATATTTCCCCATCAAACAAAACACTACAATATGGCGCACTTCCAGCTCTCGGCCTCCTTTTCTGTCTCTCCAGCACCGCGCGCCTCCTTTTCTGTCTCTCCAGCACCGCGCGCCAAGAGGACAACGATGAAGATGCCACATATTTCTTCTCCTCGGCCCCACACTCCGAGGGAAGAGGACGAAGGCACATACTGCTCGACCTCGTCCGTGTCTCCGGCGCAGCGCGCCACGGTGCGAGGACGATGGCGGCGCCCAGATGGGAGGACTCCAATCACAAAATATGCTACTGAGCACGATTAAGGTTGTAGTTCATGTGCGTGCTGGAGAGACAAATGGCCATATGATACATACCTGATCCAGAAGGTGTATTTGCAGTAGGGTGCCCTGAAAGCAGGAACTGACGGTGTCACCGCCGCAGCAGCTAGAACATTCTTAGCAGCCTGTGACACAAACACAAACAAAAATCTAGCCAGACGGATAATATATTTGGTATTAAACAACGGTGACAGCAATCGCCACCCGTAAATTAAGTGGCTCAAAACAACCAACCCCACCCATGCATAAAGCGTCGTCGATCCGAAACGCAGTGCCTTAACTAATGAATACCATAAGGAAAGCATTTGGCATTATTACTCATGAAAACAAGAAAAATAATTTGCCATTATAATTCGTGAAAATATTTCTATACTATGAAAGAGCTAGCATTTTCATAAAACAAAACTGGTTCTGAAATTACTATGATGACATGTACATAAATAGGTGTAAAATTAGCAGTTTAATATATTCTAGCAAACAGCTAGCTCTCTTAAGTCAACAACAGGCAAAGATTACTACCATGACAATGTAACTATGTTGAGCTACTTCAATTACATTGGAGAATCCAGCACGTAAAGCTTCAAGAATCTGTAAAAAAAAACTAATAATGAAAACTTTGAGAGTTATGATATTTATATTAGCTGATAGGAATAAACACAATAACAATATGCAGGAGCACAAAACTAAGATGCAGTTGAGTATACCTGCAAAGATTAGAAATATCATCAACATAAGCCAAATAAGGGTTCAGAAGGGAAGTAAACAAATAAAGCCGTATGGGTTACCTTTTAGTCAGTCTCTGAATTAACAAACGACACCCTTTCACTCAAGACAAGATCAAGGATTAGCTACGTAGGTACTCAGCTAGTTCGCTGTGTCTGTTTATTAATTTACAGTCAAAGCCAATTGATCATTCCACTTACGAGATAGAACAAATAATTAGCTAAATAGCTATTGTACCAAAACCTACGTATGCACCAGCAGAAGCACCGAACTCTACCTCATCACCTCGAGTGTCTCGGCGCTCGACTTGAATGACCATGAAAACCATTGTATGGATCGTGCACCTATTTGAATGATCCATCTAGATTAGATACATCAGTGATCTAGTTATAAGGTGGTAGAAAGAATGATCTTCACTAGTAaaaaacagggcttaggtcacagggcatttttcacattagccccggttcagtcacgaatcgggactaatgtaagcattggtcccggttcgtgcggctaggggcctgccgggcctcgtgggggcattggtcccggttcgtccggaccctttggtcccggttggtgggacaaaccgggaccaatgggccacgctcctggcccaccaccctttagtcccggttcataccacaaaccgggactaaagggctggtcctagttgcggccagtgtttagtcccacatcgccaaccgaagggtgctcacaccagtttataagcccgtccctctatgccttgttgagcttctcttaaagtgaaaatagatgcccttatacagggaatttcacctaaattcacagtaaattgaaatttactgtgaatttaggtttaattttctctataaacgcatctatgttcatttttttatatttataaaataaataaaccttaataaaataaataaaactaaataaaccttaataaaataaaataaactatagtaactacaataaataaaccttaataaattaagtaaaaatagcagcagtaaaataaataaaaatagcagcagtaaaataaataaaaataaaataattaaagtaaaatacataagtaattagaaataaaataaataagtttttttgttgtaagtagaaacaaaacaaaaaaaataaagcaaaagagaaaaaaaaacacgagccatcaactccataaccgccatatctgggatagagaagggcgatcccttggagtgggattcacatacagttgcccgtaacatctaccattcgagcctagcaggtggaactcggatctgtcaacagtgtcaaagcggcaaatagcaggcggaggagaagccaccgatgtcatgtgtagatcccttctaggtcttgcggatcgtgctattacagcaatttggttggt
This genomic window contains:
- the LOC109774384 gene encoding protein FAR1-RELATED SEQUENCE 9 isoform X1; translated protein: MTGMVTELDKPGAEIADNSTKKRRTCRVADDEGSPVPELHRKKASKNAVETMSSASELSKEPVGKQSMTEERPQPTGDSYEELSSDSIEKNTDRILADEADKETNSVDHSLQQAEEQNQLHDNVENNEMVNRNPSESDSDSSSGSDSDSELGKYFYPKFEELEAARKPEPGMKFQTLEDANGFYSTYALLTGFVAKRNSNYRRQKYHIECNRSGKPTPARNPNRKRKINSFERTNCQAKVIVKLTKGQWEFATVRNEHNHPLSPNPSLARFFLSQKHMSSEEKSFLKVLQQSKIPPNKILRIFRRMRSSFGNISFKKQDPVSSVRSSSENIPSKKKDPISLQCTEQRKTENSDVESALKHLKELELRNPSFFYIKQTDEDNIVRSIFWTDARSRMDYNIFGDFISVDTTYTTNRHNLPVATITGINNHGRTLLLGCALLRDGRAETFKWMFQTLLQVLGGKIPGSIITNQDEPLGRAIAEVLPQVRLRFWKCDVMGKAHERIAAFMAARGNIKLELDSLVDNSLTEMEFEEGWSSLIERYDASKNEYLQFMWRIRKIWAPVYFRQDFYPFAESLGRGEGMNIVLFRNYVLPKDRIEKFIERYEEIQKTTLKTDDEDRRQAGTVPSCFSLQPIEKHSSTIYTRQIFLKVQRELLHSTAFDVHVVKKGSVYRLERVFNYENPEFDRNAFEVFVDPVSNTFICQCAKFARDRLLCCHIFRLFTQLGINEIPGQYIVPRWTDKFKEEKAKQYTEKCLEKADSTARYEMLMSKMADLSKKICSDGTKCNAFMLEFDSIQEKLLATDGENPRDNDNCMEIITTS
- the LOC109774384 gene encoding protein FAR1-RELATED SEQUENCE 9 isoform X2: MVTELDKPGAEIADNSTKKRRTCRVADDEGSPVPELHRKKASKNAVETMSSASELSKEPVGKQSMTEERPQPTGDSYEELSSDSIEKNTDRILADEADKETNSVDHSLQQAEEQNQLHDNVENNEMVNRNPSESDSDSSSGSDSDSELGKYFYPKFEELEAARKPEPGMKFQTLEDANGFYSTYALLTGFVAKRNSNYRRQKYHIECNRSGKPTPARNPNRKRKINSFERTNCQAKVIVKLTKGQWEFATVRNEHNHPLSPNPSLARFFLSQKHMSSEEKSFLKVLQQSKIPPNKILRIFRRMRSSFGNISFKKQDPVSSVRSSSENIPSKKKDPISLQCTEQRKTENSDVESALKHLKELELRNPSFFYIKQTDEDNIVRSIFWTDARSRMDYNIFGDFISVDTTYTTNRHNLPVATITGINNHGRTLLLGCALLRDGRAETFKWMFQTLLQVLGGKIPGSIITNQDEPLGRAIAEVLPQVRLRFWKCDVMGKAHERIAAFMAARGNIKLELDSLVDNSLTEMEFEEGWSSLIERYDASKNEYLQFMWRIRKIWAPVYFRQDFYPFAESLGRGEGMNIVLFRNYVLPKDRIEKFIERYEEIQKTTLKTDDEDRRQAGTVPSCFSLQPIEKHSSTIYTRQIFLKVQRELLHSTAFDVHVVKKGSVYRLERVFNYENPEFDRNAFEVFVDPVSNTFICQCAKFARDRLLCCHIFRLFTQLGINEIPGQYIVPRWTDKFKEEKAKQYTEKCLEKADSTARYEMLMSKMADLSKKICSDGTKCNAFMLEFDSIQEKLLATDGENPRDNDNCMEIITTS